A DNA window from Mytilus edulis chromosome 14, xbMytEdul2.2, whole genome shotgun sequence contains the following coding sequences:
- the LOC139503784 gene encoding alpha-1,6-mannosyl-glycoprotein 4-beta-N-acetylglucosaminyltransferase-like isoform X1: protein MKKKNNILQTILGLVTIMVIIAVMQLILFFVQIQKSVWFYQNNNDKEPVFRYLSDTRNQQNKLPSTPSRSLFPRFNLDALYPNWTENATLWKLQGHTNKRYLTIGMVTAKRRNNTVYLFETLNSLITNANGEELLDIYIVILLSDIDEEWRKNISSTIQMKYPDEVKNGTIQIITSFHWMYPRLQNLTHHYVGHSENKVKWKSKQNIDFVLLWLYVFKSRLSEYYLHLEDDVITVPGYIKMIKDFVNEQKKRWTCLEFSILGMIAKLYRTQDLEALAKMVALFYEEQPADVTFLYFNPQMLQFKRIVRKPTLFQHIGKTSSLKGKTMLVQDWFFIANFRKTLKGDNPQATLLTNLKFSSVYSPENAYNKDFGYFSSEVGPKKNDYFKVVFKTPQIIQRIVVKSGLERFPKDKFYNAVLEVSSRTDKTNNCTDYHVIGKFVNGTIDVQNFTTVTNTNTTMCIQIRVLRSQKFWVKIPEISVFLTRSNNK, encoded by the exons ATGAAGAAAAAGAATAATATTCTACAAACAATATTGGGCTTAGTTACAATTATGGTTATCATAGctgttatgcaattaattttgtttttcgttcaaatTCAAA AGAGTGTTTGGTTCTACCAGAATAACAatgacaaagaaccagttttTAGATATTTGTCAGATACACGG AATCAACAGAACAAACTACCATCTACTCCAAGTCGTTCCTTATTTCCGAGATTTAATTTGGACGCATTATACCCAAACTGGACAGAAAACGCTACTCTGTGGAAATTACAAGGACACACGAATAAAC GATATTTAACAATAGGTATGGTGACGGCAAAGCGACGAAACAACACTGTTTACCTCTTTGAAACCTTAAATTCTCTCATTACAAATGCCAATGGTGAGGAATTGCTAGACATATACATCGTTATATTGTTGTCTGACATTGACGAAGAATGGAGAAAAAATATATCTTCcacaattcaaatgaaatatcCTGACGAAGTCAAAAATGGAACAATCCAAATAATAACGAGCTTTCATTGGATGTATCCAAGGTTACAGAATCTTACTCATCATTATGTAGGTCATTCGGAAAATAAAGTCAAATGGAAATCAAAACAGAACATAGACTTTGTTCTATTGTGGTTATATGTATTCAAATCGAGGCTCTCAGAATATTATCTCCATCTTGAGGATGATGTTATAACAGTCCCTGgctatatcaaaatgataaaagaCTTTGTCAATGAACAGAAAAAAAGATGGACATGTTTAGAGTTCTCAATTCTAGGAATGATTGCGAAATTGTATCGTACACAAGACTTGGAAGCACTGGCAAAAATGGTGGCTTTATTTTACGAAGAGCAGCCTGCAGACgtaacatttctttattttaatcctcaaatgcTTCAATTTAAACGTATTGTTAGAAAACCGACTCTTTTTCAACATATAGGAAAAACTTCGTCACTTAAGGGTAAAACAATGTTAGTGCAAGATTGGTTCTTTATTGCAAATTTTCGGAAGACATTGAAAGGAGACAATCCGCAAGCAACACTATTGACGAATTTAAAATTCAGCTCTGTATATTCTCCTGAAAATGCGTACAATAAAGACTTTGGTTACTTTTCCTCCGAAGTTGGTCCGAAGAAAAATGACTATTTCAAAGTTGTATTTAAAACACCTCAAATTATTCAAAGAATTGTTGTAAAATCAGGGCTAGAAAGATTTCCAAAAGACAAATTTTACAATGCAGTATTAGAAGTCAGTTCGAGAactgataaaacaaacaattgcACAGACTACCATGTTATAGGAAAGTTTGTGAACGGAACAATTGATGTTCAAAACTTTACCACGGTCACGAATACAAATACTACAATGTGTATTCAAATAAGAGTTTTGAGATCTCAAAAGTTTTGGGTAAAAATTCCAGAAATATCAGTTTTTCTTACGCGTTCAAATAATAAATGA
- the LOC139503784 gene encoding alpha-1,6-mannosyl-glycoprotein 4-beta-N-acetylglucosaminyltransferase-like isoform X2 → MKKKNNILQTILGLVTIMVIIAVMQLILFFVQIQKSVWFYQNNNDKEPVFRYLSDTRNKLPSTPSRSLFPRFNLDALYPNWTENATLWKLQGHTNKRYLTIGMVTAKRRNNTVYLFETLNSLITNANGEELLDIYIVILLSDIDEEWRKNISSTIQMKYPDEVKNGTIQIITSFHWMYPRLQNLTHHYVGHSENKVKWKSKQNIDFVLLWLYVFKSRLSEYYLHLEDDVITVPGYIKMIKDFVNEQKKRWTCLEFSILGMIAKLYRTQDLEALAKMVALFYEEQPADVTFLYFNPQMLQFKRIVRKPTLFQHIGKTSSLKGKTMLVQDWFFIANFRKTLKGDNPQATLLTNLKFSSVYSPENAYNKDFGYFSSEVGPKKNDYFKVVFKTPQIIQRIVVKSGLERFPKDKFYNAVLEVSSRTDKTNNCTDYHVIGKFVNGTIDVQNFTTVTNTNTTMCIQIRVLRSQKFWVKIPEISVFLTRSNNK, encoded by the exons ATGAAGAAAAAGAATAATATTCTACAAACAATATTGGGCTTAGTTACAATTATGGTTATCATAGctgttatgcaattaattttgtttttcgttcaaatTCAAA AGAGTGTTTGGTTCTACCAGAATAACAatgacaaagaaccagttttTAGATATTTGTCAGATACACGG AACAAACTACCATCTACTCCAAGTCGTTCCTTATTTCCGAGATTTAATTTGGACGCATTATACCCAAACTGGACAGAAAACGCTACTCTGTGGAAATTACAAGGACACACGAATAAAC GATATTTAACAATAGGTATGGTGACGGCAAAGCGACGAAACAACACTGTTTACCTCTTTGAAACCTTAAATTCTCTCATTACAAATGCCAATGGTGAGGAATTGCTAGACATATACATCGTTATATTGTTGTCTGACATTGACGAAGAATGGAGAAAAAATATATCTTCcacaattcaaatgaaatatcCTGACGAAGTCAAAAATGGAACAATCCAAATAATAACGAGCTTTCATTGGATGTATCCAAGGTTACAGAATCTTACTCATCATTATGTAGGTCATTCGGAAAATAAAGTCAAATGGAAATCAAAACAGAACATAGACTTTGTTCTATTGTGGTTATATGTATTCAAATCGAGGCTCTCAGAATATTATCTCCATCTTGAGGATGATGTTATAACAGTCCCTGgctatatcaaaatgataaaagaCTTTGTCAATGAACAGAAAAAAAGATGGACATGTTTAGAGTTCTCAATTCTAGGAATGATTGCGAAATTGTATCGTACACAAGACTTGGAAGCACTGGCAAAAATGGTGGCTTTATTTTACGAAGAGCAGCCTGCAGACgtaacatttctttattttaatcctcaaatgcTTCAATTTAAACGTATTGTTAGAAAACCGACTCTTTTTCAACATATAGGAAAAACTTCGTCACTTAAGGGTAAAACAATGTTAGTGCAAGATTGGTTCTTTATTGCAAATTTTCGGAAGACATTGAAAGGAGACAATCCGCAAGCAACACTATTGACGAATTTAAAATTCAGCTCTGTATATTCTCCTGAAAATGCGTACAATAAAGACTTTGGTTACTTTTCCTCCGAAGTTGGTCCGAAGAAAAATGACTATTTCAAAGTTGTATTTAAAACACCTCAAATTATTCAAAGAATTGTTGTAAAATCAGGGCTAGAAAGATTTCCAAAAGACAAATTTTACAATGCAGTATTAGAAGTCAGTTCGAGAactgataaaacaaacaattgcACAGACTACCATGTTATAGGAAAGTTTGTGAACGGAACAATTGATGTTCAAAACTTTACCACGGTCACGAATACAAATACTACAATGTGTATTCAAATAAGAGTTTTGAGATCTCAAAAGTTTTGGGTAAAAATTCCAGAAATATCAGTTTTTCTTACGCGTTCAAATAATAAATGA
- the LOC139503029 gene encoding alpha-1,6-mannosyl-glycoprotein 4-beta-N-acetylglucosaminyltransferase-like, producing MKKRKNILQTILSLVTIMVVIVVFQTVLFVIQIQNNAQFYQNYNSKESSIRPITSTKEVIERSPKRMLYPQFDLDNVNRNWTDTVSLIRSSIETNRRYLTIGLVTAKRPQNTVYLYNTLKSLITNANREDFKEIYIVILLSDLDQEWRTSMTSEIVNRYPQEVKNGTIKIIGSFDWMYPSLTNLTHHRKWHSKSKATWKAKQNIDFVLLWLYVYKTKLSEFYLHLEDDVITVGGYIKAMKNFINDQKGEWTCLEFSELGMIAKLYHTHDLEALAKMVALFYQEQPADNTYLHFNPQMLQFRRIIRKPTLFQHIGMTSSQWGHVQALKDRFFVANDQKKVLKGDNPPAKVFTSLRSLSKHSPENAYNTSFGYFWSKSKARKNDNFRIIFNKPQSIKRIVVNSGLDVFPEDKIYSALLEISSKSINKNDCTDYKIIGQFVNGKVDVQNVPHLLNTTDIHCIQIRFQKSQNFWVIIHEISIFLRR from the exons atgaagaaaaggAAGAATATTTTACAGACAATATTGAGCCTAGTTACAATTATGGTTGTGATAGTTGTTTTTCAAACAGTTTTGTTTGTTATTCAAATTCAAA ATAATGCACAGTTTTATCAGAATTATAACAGCAAAGAATCATCTATCAGACCTATTACATCAacaaag GAAGTTATCGAACGTTCCCCAAAACGTATGTTATACCCGCAATTTGATTTGGATAACGTTAATCGAAATTGGACAGATACAGTTTCATTAATAAGATCATCAATAGAAACTAATAGAC GGTATTTGACTATAGGTCTGGTGACGGCAAAGCGACCACAGAACACTGTATACCTCTACAACACACTGAAATCGCTTATAACAAATGCTAATAGAGAAGacttcaaagaaatatatatcgTCATTTTGCTATCGGATTTGGACCAAGAATGGAGGACAAGCATGACGTCAGAAATTGTAAATAGATATCCACAGGAAGTTAAAAATGGAACAATTAAAATAATTGGAAGTTTTGATTGGATGTATCCTAGTTTGACAAATCTAACTCACCATCGAAAATGGCATTCAAAATCTAAAGCCACGtggaaagcaaaacaaaacatagatttTGTTCTATTGTGGTTGTATGTCTATAAAACAAAGCTTTCAGAGTTTTATTTGCATCTTGAAGATGACGTCATAACAGTTGGAGGGTACATCAAAGCTATGAAAAATTTCATTAACGACCAAAAAGGAGAATGGACGTGTTTAGAGTTCTCTGAGTTAGGAATGATTGCTAAATTATATCACACACATGATTTAGAAGCACTTGCTAAAATGGTAGCTTTATTTTACCAGGAACAACCTGCAGACAATACGTATTTACATTTTAATCCACAGATGCTTCAATTTCGTCGAATAATAAGGAAACCGACCTTGTTTCAGCATATTGGAATGACTTCCTCACAATGGGGTCACGTACAGGCACTTAAAGACCGATTTTTTGTTGCAAATGATCAAAAGAAAGTTTTAAAAGGAGATAATCCACCCGCAAAAGTATTTACCAGTTTAAGGTCCCTTTCAAAACATTCACCTGAAAATGCATACAATACCAGCTTCGGATATTTTTGGTCCAAATCTAAGGCGAGGAAAAATGATAACTttagaattattttcaacaaACCTCAATCTATTAAAAGAATTGTTGTCAATTCTGGGTTAGATGTATTCCCAGAAGACAAAATATACAGCGCCTTATTAGAAATAAGCTCTAAGAGTATTAACAAAAACGATTGTACAGATTATAAAATAATAGGACAATTTGTGAATGGTAAAGTAGATGTTCAAAATGTTCCTCATCTATTAAATACAACAGACATTCATTGTATTCAAATACGGTTCCAAAAGTCACAAAACTTTTGGGTGATCATTCatgaaatatcaatttttctAAGGCGCTAA